GCACCACACGGTCCAGGCCGGCGAGGGCCAGCAGGTTATCCGCTTCCCAGGTCAGCACACGGCGAAAATAAAAGGTCGCGCTGTCATCTTCGGGCAGCAACAGGCGGTTCTCCGCCATGCGTTGTTCGGCCAGCGCCAGGTCGCTGGCGATGTGGGCCTGCAGCACTCGCTGCAAACCATCCAGGGCCTGGGCATTGTCCGCGTCCAGGGCCAGGGCCTGGCGGAAGAAGTAGTCGGCATTGTCCTGGTGCGGCGCGAGCAACTGACCTTCGACCAGGCGCTGCTCCGCTCGGGCCAGGAAATCGGCCAGCTGCATCTGCCGGTAGCCGAAATATCCGGCACTGCCCGCCCCGACCAACAGCAGCATGCCGAGCAGCGCCCAGACCAGCAGCGGGCGCCGAGCGCTCACGGATTCGCCGCCCCGTGCAGGGCCTGGCCTGAGCGCCGGCGCTCGGCGGGTGCTCTCGGTGTCGTCCTCGGACAGCTCGTCAAGACTCGCCAGCAATACCCGGCAATCGTCGAAGCGCTCGTCCGGGTCCTTGGCCAGCATGCGCGCCAGCAACCACTGAAAGTCCTCCAGCGCTGGCGACAGCTGCGGCAACTCCATCTGCAGGTGGTTCATCACGGTCTGGGTGTAGTTGGCGCCGCGAAAGGGATTACTACCAGTGAGCATCTCCAGCAGGATCACGCCGAGACTGTAGATGTCGCTGCGCGCGTCCAGCGGCTGGCACTGGGCCTGCTCGGGGCTGCTATAGGCGGGACTGCCGACGGCAATTCCCACCTGGGTGAGGTCTTGATCGAAGCTGACCTCCTTGGCCACGCCGAAATCGGTGAGTACGGCGGTGCCGTCTTCACGAAAGAGGATATTGGCCGGCTTGATGTCCCGGTGCACCAACCCGCTGTCGTGGACCACGGCTAGGGCGCTGGCGATCTGCCGGACAATGCGCAGCGCCTGGAGCGGTTCGAACTGCTGCCCCTTGTGCTGGGCCAGGTCGCCGCCGGGGACGAACTCCATCGCCAGGTAGTGGCGACCGTCGGCGAGCCGGTCGATGTCGTGGATGGTGATGATCGAGGGGTGATGCAGCGAGGCCAGCAGGTGGCCTTCCCTGATAAAGCGCTGGCTGAACGCCTGATCGTCGGCGCTGAGCAGCACCTTCACCGCCACCTTGCGATGCAGCGACAACTGGGTGGCCAGGTAGACCTCGGCCATGCCGCCCTTGCCGAGGCGGCCATGCACGCGGTAACCGGGAATCTCGAGCAATGCTTCGGTCATGGCGATGGTCGGCTATCCAGTGGTCAGGATTTCAAGGGTTTGAACAATCTGCTGAGAAATCCGCGCGGGCGTTCGACCGCGGCCGGCCCGGTGGGACTGCCGCCCAGCACGATGCAGGAAATATTGTCACGCCCCCCCTGGTGATTGGCCTGGGCGATCAACGCGGCCACCAGTTCATCCAGGGTAGCCGCGGCGGCGCACTGCTGCTGAATCTGCCCGTCGTCCAGCTCGCCGGTCAGGCCATCACTGCACAGCAGCAGCAGCTCGTGCGGCTGCAACCGGCCCTGCAGCAGGCCGACCTCCAGGCTCTGATCCTCACGCCCCAGGCACTGGAAGATCACCCCACGCTGGGGATGGCAGCGCGCCTCGGCCTCGCTCATCTCGCCGGCATCGATCATCGCCTGAACCCAGCTGTGATCGTGCGTCAGGGGCTCGATGGCATCGGCGTCGACGCGGTAGGCGCGGCTATCGCCGACCCAGGCAATCTGGTAATCGGCGCCGCGACACTGCACGGCGACCAGGGTGGTACCCATGCCACGGCACTCGGCGTCGGCCTCGGCGGCCGCCAGCACGGCGGCATTGGCCGCATGCACCGCCGCGCTCAGCTCAAGTCCCTCGACGCTGGCGGCGCGCAGCGCCTGCAGGGCCAGGGCACTGGCCACCTCGCCGCGCCGGTGGCCGCCCATGCCGTCGGCGACCGCCCACAGGCCAAGCTCGGGGCAACAGAGCACGGCGTCTTCGTTGTGACCGCGTACCTGGCCGACGACGGTATCCGCTGCATACACCAGGGGCTGTAGATTCGCTGTCATCGACATGCCTGCTGCCACCCCCTCATGGATCGAACACCGAATACAGACCATAGCGTGGATGATGCGACGACACCGCCACGGCTGTCACCGGTTCGGCCGACTATTCCCGCGAAGTGTTAACCAGTCGAACCGCCCCCGTCCTGCACCGGACAGGCGGCGCGCATGCGCGCCCATGGCCCGCGCCAGAGGTCGACCAACCGGCTATTCTTAAGCTGACGCTGACGGCTGTCAGTTCATGCAGGCTCATGCAGCCTGGGAGGTGGGAGTGACCTGGAAAGCAATCATCCTGGCGAAATCGTCGACCACTTCTTAGCGTGAGATAACGATCATGAGCAAAGGTTTGGATGCGAAGAAACAAGGGAAGAAAAAGCCGCTGAAGAGCGCCCACGAAAAGCGCATGGCCAAGAAGGACAAGCGCGCGGGCAAGGGCCTGCTGGGCAGCCACTCGGCCAACTCCTGAACCCACCGCCCAGCGCAGACCAGGCGTCTGTCGCTGGGCCCCCAACCCCCACCACGGACCCATGCCCGATCTGCAGTTCTGCGCCTTACCGACTCAACTCACGCCGCTGGCCGACAAGTTCTATCGCAGCCATCGCTCGCCCATGCGCCCGCGCCAGCAGGACAGGGTATGGGTGGCCCGACAGCAGGATATTCTCGCCGCGCTGTGCCTGCGCCCCGTTGCCGGCGGTCAGTGGCTGACCAGCCTGTTCGTCGCGCCACAGCACCGTCGACAAGGACTGGGCCGCCAGTTGGTCGAACGAGCCCTGGCCAGCGCCGAGGGTCCCACCTGGCTGTTCTGCCACCCGGAATTGCACCCCTTCTATCAACCGCTGGGCTTCAGCAGCCACGCTTGCCTGCCAACGGAGCTCAGTGAGCGCCTGCAGCGCTACCAGCGGCACAAGGCCCTGATCGCCCTCGCGCACGGCGCCGACATCGACTGCCCCACGCAGCGATGATGGCGGGATTCCCTGCAAAAGCGTGCAGCAACCCGCCTCCATAATGGCACTTTGCCCGGAATTGCTCCTTGCCAGATCGGGGCAAAGCTCTGCATGCTTGACCGGCCTTTAGCCCATTAAAAATAAAAGTACCGGCTATGCCCAAGCTCACCTCGCTGCTGCTCAGGCGGCTGCGCAAAGACTATCAACTGTCCATCATCACCCTGATGGGCCTGTTCGGCGTCCTGGCCGTTACGCCTTACGCGGTGTACCGCTTCGTCCAAGGCAACTACCTGGTCAGCATCGCCGACAGCATCATCGTGCTGTCGACCATCTTCGCCGTGCTCCACGCCTGGCGGACCGGCGACACGGTGAAACCGGGAATAGCGCTGGCGGTGATCTTCTCGGCGGGCGCCACGGTGATCGCCATCAACCTCGGGGTCAACGGCCTGTTCTGGATCTACCCGCTGACGCTCTTCAACTTCTTCATGGTTTCACCGGGCAAGGCCATGGTGCTCATGCTCATGGTGCTGGCCTCCCTGCTCGGCCATGCCTTGTTGATTCCCGGCTCGGTATTCGAAAGCGACTACCAGATGATGTCGTTCCTGGTCACCGGCCTGATGGCCAGCGTGTTGACCTGCATCTTCGCCTTCCGCACCCGCAGCCAGCGCGATCAGCTGCAGGCCATGGCGATCCTCGACCCGCTGACCGGTGCGCGCAATCGCCGGGCGATGAACGAAGAGCTCAGAATCGCCGTGTCCACCCATCGCCGCCATGGCAACAACTACGGTGTATTGGTGATGGACCTGGACCATTTCAAACAGATCAACGACAAGTTCGGCCATCCCGCAGGCGACCAGGTGCTGGTGGATTTCGTCGATCTGATCCAGCAGTCCTCGCGCCAGGAGAATCGCCTGTTCCGCTTCGGCGGCGAAGAGTTTCTCCTGCTCCTGCCCAATACCGACGTGCCGGCCCTGGAGGCCGCAGCCGCGCACCTGCAGCGTCAGGTCAGGGAAGACCTGCGCGGCCCCGGGGGGCCGGTGACCATGTCCGTGGGCGGCGCCATCCTGCGCACGGGCGAACCCTGGGAAGGCTGGCTGCAGCGCGCCGACGAACACCTGTACCAGGCGAAAAGTTCCGGTCGCAACTGCTCCATCATCGAAGCAAAGCCCGAGTCCCAGATCGCCTGAACCCTAAAGCTCCTGAGGCTGCCCCCGCCGTTTAGCGCCGCTGCGCTCAGTGGATGACCGACACCGCGACAAGAGCGGTGGCGAAGAACGCGCGATCACGCCTACTTGTCGTCGCTCAGGGCAGTCATTCACTGACGGGCAAGTTGGCCGAGGCTTCTCTGGAACAGGCTTTTCCGGGCGACAGGCGACCCAGGTAGAAGAACAGCGGCAGTCGCGATCAAGGTCCAGGGCCGTCCCTGCAGAGCGCTCGCCTGTAACAATCGGGTCGCTGGCCTGTCTACAGATCGAACCCTTGTGCAGAGACTCGCCATGAAACGACGTTCCCTTCTCCAGGGCATGGCCCTGCTGCCAGCCCTGCCGCTGCTGGCCAGCCAGGTGCCACCGGGCCTGGCCGAAACCAAGACGGCCGGCATCACCGTGGTACCACTCGACAAGCCACACGAGGCCTGGCGCGAATTGCTGGCGCCCGATGCCTATGCGGTGCTGTTCGAGGAAGACACCGAGCGCCCCGGCAGCAGCCCGCTGAATCACGAAAAGCGCGCCGGCACCTACATCTGCGCCGCCTGCTACCTGCCGCTGTTCGACAGCCAGCACAAGTACGACAGCCGCACCGGCTGGCCGAGCTTCACCCAGTCGATCGAAGGCCATACCGGCTTCAAGCGTGACTTCAGGCTGATCTTCCCCCGCACCGAGTACCACTGCGCGCGCTGCGGCGGCCACCAGGGCCACCTGTTCAACGATGGCCCGGCACCCCGCGGCGAACGCTGGTGCAACAACGGCCTGGCCCTGCGCTTCGTTCCCCAGGGCGATGCCCTGCCCGCCCTGAGGAGTTGAGCATGAGACCTAAGCCGTTTCCCAGCCTCGGCCTCGGTGCATGGGCCGCCTTGCTGCTCGGCGCCCTGCTGCTCAGCGCCTGCAAACCCGGCGCGCCGCAGGTGCAGCAGGCGCAAGCCAGCGAGCCCAGCGACCTCGCCGCAGGCGAACAGGGCGTCGCGATCTTTGCCGGCGGCTGCTTCTGGTGCACCGAGGCGGACTTCGACAAGCTGCCCGGGGTGATTTCGACCACCTCCGGCTACACCGGCGGCCATGCCGCCAACCCCAGCTACCAGCAGGTCTCCGCCGGCACCACCGGTCACACCGAGGCCGTGCGGGTCAACTACGACCCGCGCAAGATCGGCTACGCAGAACTGCTCGAATACTTCTGGCCGACCATCGACCCGCTGACCGCCAATGCCCAGTTCTGCGACCATGGCTCGCAATACCGCAGCGCGATCTTCTACGGCAACCCCGAGGAAAAGGCCCTGGCCGAAGCCTCGAAAGCCGCCTTGCAGGCCTCGGGCCGCTTCGACCGGCCGATCGTCACGGAAATTTTGCCCACCTCGACCTTCTACCCGGCCGAGGAGTACCACCAGGACTATCACCGCAAAAACCCGCTGCGCTACACCTACTACCGCAATGGTTGCGGCCGCGACGACCGGCTCGAGCAGCTGTGGGGCAAGCAGCACTGAGCTGGCACCCGCGCCGACTCGGGCCATGAGAGCCCGATCGGCCGTGGGGAAACAGCCTGACGGCGGCCAATGGCCGCCGTTTTGCTTTAAGATGGCGGCCTTTCCGCTAGACGCCGCCCTGGAGCCGCAATGACTGCCCCCGCCTCGCCCCTATCCGCCACCCTGGAGCTCGCCTGCGATCTGATTCGCCGTCCTTCCGTCACGCCGGTCGATGAAGGCTGCCAGGAACTGATGATGCGCCGCCTGCAAGCCGCCGGCTTCGCGGTCGAGCCGATGCGCATCGAGGAAGTGGACAACTTCTGGGCCAGCCACGGCGAGCAGGACGGTCCGGTGCTCTGTTTCGCAGGCCACACCGACGTGGTGCCGACCGGCCCGCTGCAGGCCTGGCAGCACCAGCCGTTCGACGCCCTGATCGACGAGCACGGCATGCTCTGCGGCCGCGGCGCCGCCGACATGAAGGGCAGCCTGGCGTCGATGATCATCGCGGTGGAGCGTTTCGTCGCCGACCACCCCAAGCACAAGGGGCGTATCGCCTTCCTCATCACCAGCGACGAAGAAGGCCCGGCCCAGCACGGCACCAAGGCGGTGATCGAGCGCCTGGCGGCGCGCCAGGAGCGCCTGGACTGGTGCATCGTCGGCGAACCCTCGAGCACCTCGCTGGTCGGCGACGTGGTCAAGAACGGTCGCCGCGGCTCCCTCGGCGCCAAGCTCACGGTGCGCGGCGTGCAGGGCCACGTGGCCTACCCGCACCTGGCCAAGAACCCCATCCACCTGGCCGCACCGGCCCTGGCCGAAATGGCCGCCGAGCACTGGGACGACGGCAACGACTTCTTTCCGCCGACCAGCTTCCAGGTCTCCAACCTCAACTCCGGCACCGGCGCCACCAACGTGATCCCGGGCGAGCTGCAGGCGATCTTCAACTTCCGCTTCTCCACCGAGTCGACGGTCGAGGGCCTGCAGAAGCGCGTCGAGGCCATTCTCGACAAGCACGGCCTGGACTACCACGTGGAGTGGGCGCTGTCCGGCCTGCCGTTCCTCACCGAGCCCGGCGCCCTGCTGGATGCCGTGGCCGCCAGCATCAAGACGGTGACCGGCCGCGAGACCACGCCGAGCACCAGCGGCGGCACCTCCGATGGCCGCTTTATCGCCACCCTGGGCACCCAGGTGGTCGAACTCGGCCCGGTCAACGCGACCATCCACCAGATCAACGAGCGGGTGCTGGCCAGCGACCTGGATGTGCTGACCGAAATCTACTACCAGACCCTCGTCAAGCTGCTCGCCTGATGCTCAGCTGTCCGATCTGCCAGGACGCCCTGAGCGCGGTCGACAACGGCGTGGCCTGCCCCGCCGGCCACCGCTTCGACCGCGCGCGCCAGGGTTACCTGAACCTGCTGCCGGTGCAGCACAAGAACAGCCGCGACCCCGGCGATAACGCCGCCATGGTCGAGGCGCGGCGGCGCTTTCTCGAGGGCGGCCACTATGCCCCGCTGGCCCTGCGCCTGGCCGAACTGGCCGC
The genomic region above belongs to Pseudomonas benzenivorans and contains:
- a CDS encoding serine/threonine-protein kinase, whose product is MTEALLEIPGYRVHGRLGKGGMAEVYLATQLSLHRKVAVKVLLSADDQAFSQRFIREGHLLASLHHPSIITIHDIDRLADGRHYLAMEFVPGGDLAQHKGQQFEPLQALRIVRQIASALAVVHDSGLVHRDIKPANILFREDGTAVLTDFGVAKEVSFDQDLTQVGIAVGSPAYSSPEQAQCQPLDARSDIYSLGVILLEMLTGSNPFRGANYTQTVMNHLQMELPQLSPALEDFQWLLARMLAKDPDERFDDCRVLLASLDELSEDDTESTRRAPALRPGPARGGESVSARRPLLVWALLGMLLLVGAGSAGYFGYRQMQLADFLARAEQRLVEGQLLAPHQDNADYFFRQALALDADNAQALDGLQRVLQAHIASDLALAEQRMAENRLLLPEDDSATFYFRRVLTWEADNLLALAGLDRVVQRFIELSERAYARREPALALEHIKQGLEVEPANETLLKLYDDHDRRVRLAQAPRAPAAAPRQRSAQAPQQGSQNPIKRLWNNIFNR
- a CDS encoding PP2C family protein-serine/threonine phosphatase, producing MSMTANLQPLVYAADTVVGQVRGHNEDAVLCCPELGLWAVADGMGGHRRGEVASALALQALRAASVEGLELSAAVHAANAAVLAAAEADAECRGMGTTLVAVQCRGADYQIAWVGDSRAYRVDADAIEPLTHDHSWVQAMIDAGEMSEAEARCHPQRGVIFQCLGREDQSLEVGLLQGRLQPHELLLLCSDGLTGELDDGQIQQQCAAAATLDELVAALIAQANHQGGRDNISCIVLGGSPTGPAAVERPRGFLSRLFKPLKS
- a CDS encoding GNAT family N-acetyltransferase, with translation MPDLQFCALPTQLTPLADKFYRSHRSPMRPRQQDRVWVARQQDILAALCLRPVAGGQWLTSLFVAPQHRRQGLGRQLVERALASAEGPTWLFCHPELHPFYQPLGFSSHACLPTELSERLQRYQRHKALIALAHGADIDCPTQR
- a CDS encoding GGDEF domain-containing protein; this encodes MPKLTSLLLRRLRKDYQLSIITLMGLFGVLAVTPYAVYRFVQGNYLVSIADSIIVLSTIFAVLHAWRTGDTVKPGIALAVIFSAGATVIAINLGVNGLFWIYPLTLFNFFMVSPGKAMVLMLMVLASLLGHALLIPGSVFESDYQMMSFLVTGLMASVLTCIFAFRTRSQRDQLQAMAILDPLTGARNRRAMNEELRIAVSTHRRHGNNYGVLVMDLDHFKQINDKFGHPAGDQVLVDFVDLIQQSSRQENRLFRFGGEEFLLLLPNTDVPALEAAAAHLQRQVREDLRGPGGPVTMSVGGAILRTGEPWEGWLQRADEHLYQAKSSGRNCSIIEAKPESQIA
- the msrB gene encoding peptide-methionine (R)-S-oxide reductase MsrB — translated: MKRRSLLQGMALLPALPLLASQVPPGLAETKTAGITVVPLDKPHEAWRELLAPDAYAVLFEEDTERPGSSPLNHEKRAGTYICAACYLPLFDSQHKYDSRTGWPSFTQSIEGHTGFKRDFRLIFPRTEYHCARCGGHQGHLFNDGPAPRGERWCNNGLALRFVPQGDALPALRS
- the msrA gene encoding peptide-methionine (S)-S-oxide reductase MsrA yields the protein MRPKPFPSLGLGAWAALLLGALLLSACKPGAPQVQQAQASEPSDLAAGEQGVAIFAGGCFWCTEADFDKLPGVISTTSGYTGGHAANPSYQQVSAGTTGHTEAVRVNYDPRKIGYAELLEYFWPTIDPLTANAQFCDHGSQYRSAIFYGNPEEKALAEASKAALQASGRFDRPIVTEILPTSTFYPAEEYHQDYHRKNPLRYTYYRNGCGRDDRLEQLWGKQH
- the dapE gene encoding succinyl-diaminopimelate desuccinylase, with the protein product MTAPASPLSATLELACDLIRRPSVTPVDEGCQELMMRRLQAAGFAVEPMRIEEVDNFWASHGEQDGPVLCFAGHTDVVPTGPLQAWQHQPFDALIDEHGMLCGRGAADMKGSLASMIIAVERFVADHPKHKGRIAFLITSDEEGPAQHGTKAVIERLAARQERLDWCIVGEPSSTSLVGDVVKNGRRGSLGAKLTVRGVQGHVAYPHLAKNPIHLAAPALAEMAAEHWDDGNDFFPPTSFQVSNLNSGTGATNVIPGELQAIFNFRFSTESTVEGLQKRVEAILDKHGLDYHVEWALSGLPFLTEPGALLDAVAASIKTVTGRETTPSTSGGTSDGRFIATLGTQVVELGPVNATIHQINERVLASDLDVLTEIYYQTLVKLLA